A genomic window from Chitinophaga pollutisoli includes:
- a CDS encoding DUF4134 domain-containing protein, which yields MKRIFKHFKAPKRPETFYYAFFLLYGFLVMTTSVDVFAQSGITGLQNATNEVTKYFDHGTKLMYAIGAIVGIVGAIKVFNKFNSGDNDTGKVASAWLGSCIFLIVVSAILRGFFIG from the coding sequence ATGAAAAGAATATTCAAGCATTTTAAGGCACCCAAAAGACCCGAAACCTTCTACTACGCCTTCTTCTTACTGTACGGGTTCCTGGTTATGACGACCTCCGTAGACGTGTTCGCACAGAGTGGCATTACAGGACTACAAAATGCCACTAATGAAGTCACTAAGTATTTCGACCATGGCACCAAACTCATGTATGCCATCGGGGCAATCGTGGGAATTGTAGGCGCGATCAAGGTTTTTAACAAATTTAATTCGGGGGATAACGACACTGGCAAAGTAGCCAGTGCGTGGCTGGGAAGCTGCATCTTCCTGATCGTAGTTTCAGCGATCCTCCGTGGTTTCTTTATCGGTTAA
- a CDS encoding helicase-related protein, with protein sequence MSFIQLHRIKDNIEALKAAGEILSGKEADKDMITSLSEYHGFGGINYLLKDAPPNSKIEAALRQLRELIGEQFPNDIEQVQESLEASLLTAFYTPPYIPKALYKSLSDCGIFPKSILDPAAGNGIFLTEAFKEYPSLESYTAIEKDILTGNILKAYATTWPANGTVLVSGLEQVSSQDFEKYDLAATNIPFGPLQIFDPEVDTVYKSRIHLYFFGKTLQLVNEGGLIAFVVTENFLNSPGNADARKQVLLSSDFIALAALPHNLMEDYSGTAVGTHLLVLQKRDGKKLLSEMEEDLVQTILIQNPAGDFHKNKYLHQHPELCIAHERGVGLNLYGKPSEILKYNGRLETITGPLTEVLSIQIAENYQQRLQRTFPPNITQKPNQIRPSLVKLPMPPVSELKNTVQLGLFDNAPEEHNSKALSYIKDKDLDKVARETVSIIGTIQTTDDPDHDTIVVLKGRTATSKLFIYKIAANAEGIKTSNSWITGSALLSALQAIKNQLAEFDHQYRFIGDQTFKDIFQYEHRQSLKDLPPFYKAGTFIVQDGKAGTISDINDDKHTGYFNPLLISEKDRIFLQSYCKVRDAFHLLFETERAEQQPQPELRKSLVAAYQAFSQSHGQFNLAINRKRILEYDQGLGFVSLSAVERRTDQGYTTSDLFDRPLLGINHADLTLTDPVSALAYTLQQIGKIDIDRIAATCNLTEEECLAALKGKIYFDPTTEAWQTASRYLSGNVAVKMQTAREALNKDPNNTYLQESLHAIEQVQPAPIPFELLDFNLGERWMPTEFLSRFASSYFQTETKVEYFASSDRYVVQPAAKNANITELFSVTSKDGTHMQGHILMENALENTTPQFTYKAERHGNNVRLPDTETNLLAEEKISTMRKAFEKWIKQVPDADKELLENLYNSKFNNSVLRKYDGSHLTFPDLDYASLQIKELRPNQRDGVWRIIEDHGGLMDHDMGSGKTLTAIVASYEMRRMALVKKPMIISIKDAVPAIAETYRRAYPNARLLYPGKDDFTPAKRAAIFNSIKHNDWDCIILTHDQFMKIKPPMKIQEQIIGEELDSVEQDLAVVEKMGGEITLRMKKGLIERQMNLAARLKTVQHDLNESRDPFTFDELGLDYIFVDESHHFKNLMFTTRHTGVAGLGNPSGSQKAMNLLFTVRYLQNLYGKDLCATFLSGTPISNSLTEMYLIFKYLRPRMLENTGMSSFDAWAAVFTKKSVDFEFSVAGNIQPKERFRYFIKLPELCKIYSEITDYKSAEMIGLDRPAAEEILIEIPPTPDQAAFIDNLIAFAKGGHPSLVGLGYLTEKQEKARMLLATNLAQKMSVDMRLIGPRYKADPGNKVNTAADLISKTYIDSNAHRGVQLIMCDIGTPSSDVFNVYQDLKNVLVEQYGIPAAEITFVHDWPSHQRLTYERRVNNGEFRVVLGSTSKGGTGINIQERIVAIYNLDIPWRPPDLDQRRTRGSRPGNWVAKLHFNNKIKFYILAVARSLDAYKFNVLKNKAIVIHQARSGQVVERSFDEGAIDENSGMNFAEYVAILSGDNKLLQKAKAEKRIAQLETLRAASLKESAQARWDSKYHHDAIENSTAVIALLEKDLQLFKSNIQLESNQRTRVNNIQLHECPSEPEKVAVYLADLIKNAKAPKGQEYLQKIGMQCGFELYLRITDKDARYFLAKSPLSNITYTYNRGLLEDTSNLAMQARHFLFALDSIEENLHRERKALANSKEKYKALKAITERGFDHDEEIEELRRIVQELAAEIAASIEPKARDGPLEATPVQILPNENTPTTAVAESPTPLRLPPVADSSSSHPRSRVPVSNRFTPRRK encoded by the coding sequence ATGTCTTTCATTCAATTACATAGAATCAAAGATAACATCGAGGCACTCAAAGCTGCCGGAGAAATTCTTTCTGGAAAGGAAGCCGATAAAGACATGATCACTTCACTTTCTGAATATCACGGATTCGGCGGCATCAACTATTTATTAAAGGATGCGCCGCCCAACAGCAAGATAGAGGCCGCCCTGCGCCAATTGCGAGAGCTAATCGGTGAGCAGTTCCCCAACGACATTGAGCAGGTTCAAGAAAGCCTCGAAGCCAGCCTGCTAACCGCCTTTTACACCCCACCCTATATTCCAAAGGCCTTATATAAGTCCTTATCCGACTGTGGCATCTTTCCTAAAAGTATACTCGATCCTGCCGCAGGTAATGGCATCTTCCTGACCGAAGCATTCAAGGAATATCCTTCTCTTGAATCCTATACCGCGATTGAAAAAGACATTCTTACTGGCAATATTCTAAAAGCATACGCTACCACCTGGCCAGCGAATGGCACCGTACTGGTCTCAGGACTGGAGCAGGTATCTTCTCAGGATTTTGAGAAATACGATCTGGCCGCCACCAATATTCCATTTGGCCCACTTCAGATATTTGATCCAGAAGTGGATACCGTCTATAAATCCCGCATCCATCTCTACTTTTTCGGCAAAACACTCCAGCTCGTCAATGAGGGCGGCCTAATTGCCTTTGTCGTTACGGAAAATTTCCTCAACTCCCCTGGCAATGCCGACGCCCGTAAGCAGGTGCTGCTATCCTCTGATTTTATCGCGCTGGCTGCACTTCCGCACAACCTGATGGAAGACTATAGCGGTACAGCGGTAGGGACACATCTGCTTGTTTTGCAGAAAAGAGATGGGAAAAAGCTACTCTCTGAAATGGAGGAAGACCTGGTACAAACTATCCTGATCCAAAATCCGGCAGGTGACTTTCATAAGAATAAGTATCTACACCAGCATCCGGAACTTTGTATTGCACACGAAAGAGGAGTTGGCCTGAATCTTTATGGAAAACCATCTGAAATTTTAAAATATAACGGACGCCTGGAAACGATAACGGGTCCGCTCACGGAAGTGCTCTCCATCCAAATTGCAGAAAACTATCAGCAGCGCTTGCAGCGAACGTTTCCCCCGAATATCACGCAAAAGCCAAATCAGATTCGGCCTTCGCTGGTAAAACTGCCGATGCCGCCAGTTTCTGAATTAAAGAACACCGTGCAGCTCGGACTTTTCGATAACGCTCCGGAAGAGCATAATTCAAAAGCACTTTCTTATATAAAGGACAAAGACCTGGACAAAGTGGCCAGGGAAACCGTATCCATTATTGGCACCATCCAAACCACAGACGACCCAGATCATGATACAATCGTTGTACTGAAAGGGCGCACCGCCACATCCAAACTTTTCATTTATAAAATCGCCGCAAATGCTGAAGGCATTAAAACATCCAACAGCTGGATCACCGGAAGTGCACTACTATCTGCCTTACAAGCCATAAAAAACCAATTGGCGGAATTTGACCACCAATACCGATTTATCGGCGACCAGACATTTAAAGATATTTTTCAATACGAACATCGCCAATCACTCAAAGATCTGCCCCCGTTTTATAAAGCAGGAACTTTCATTGTGCAAGATGGTAAGGCTGGCACCATCAGTGACATCAACGACGATAAGCACACAGGGTATTTCAATCCCCTGCTGATTTCTGAAAAAGACAGGATCTTTTTACAAAGCTATTGCAAGGTCCGCGACGCTTTCCACTTACTGTTTGAAACTGAGAGAGCAGAGCAACAACCCCAGCCTGAACTACGCAAATCCCTTGTTGCCGCCTACCAGGCTTTTTCTCAAAGTCATGGTCAATTCAACCTCGCCATCAATCGGAAAAGGATTCTGGAATATGATCAGGGTTTGGGTTTTGTCAGCTTATCAGCGGTGGAACGCAGAACAGATCAGGGATACACCACCAGCGACCTTTTTGATAGACCATTACTAGGCATTAACCATGCGGATCTTACGCTCACCGATCCCGTTTCTGCTTTGGCTTACACCCTGCAGCAAATCGGGAAGATCGATATTGATCGCATTGCTGCCACCTGTAACCTTACGGAAGAAGAATGCCTGGCCGCCCTTAAAGGAAAGATCTACTTCGATCCGACAACTGAGGCATGGCAGACAGCTTCTCGATACCTCAGTGGTAACGTTGCTGTTAAGATGCAGACTGCCCGGGAGGCGCTAAACAAAGACCCCAACAACACCTACCTTCAGGAGAGCCTGCACGCCATCGAGCAAGTCCAACCTGCGCCTATTCCCTTCGAGCTACTAGATTTCAATCTCGGAGAACGATGGATGCCTACTGAATTCCTCTCCCGGTTTGCTTCCTCTTATTTCCAAACCGAGACCAAGGTTGAATATTTTGCCAGTTCGGATCGTTACGTAGTACAACCCGCTGCTAAGAATGCAAACATTACAGAACTTTTCTCCGTCACTTCCAAAGACGGGACCCATATGCAGGGGCATATCTTGATGGAGAATGCCCTGGAAAACACCACGCCTCAATTCACCTACAAAGCCGAACGACATGGCAACAACGTCAGGCTGCCGGACACAGAAACAAACCTGTTGGCAGAGGAGAAGATCAGTACCATGCGTAAAGCATTTGAAAAATGGATTAAACAAGTCCCTGATGCTGATAAGGAACTATTGGAAAACCTTTACAATAGTAAATTCAATAATTCGGTACTGCGTAAATATGACGGAAGCCATCTGACATTTCCCGATCTCGACTATGCAAGTTTACAAATAAAAGAATTACGGCCTAACCAGCGCGACGGCGTTTGGCGTATCATTGAAGATCATGGCGGCCTGATGGATCATGATATGGGTTCCGGCAAAACACTCACTGCCATCGTGGCGTCCTATGAGATGCGCAGAATGGCACTGGTCAAAAAGCCTATGATCATCAGCATCAAAGATGCAGTACCGGCTATTGCTGAAACATACCGTAGAGCTTACCCCAATGCCCGTCTACTCTATCCTGGTAAAGATGACTTTACACCCGCCAAAAGGGCTGCGATTTTTAACTCCATCAAACATAATGACTGGGACTGCATCATTTTAACCCATGATCAGTTTATGAAGATAAAACCTCCCATGAAAATTCAGGAGCAGATTATCGGTGAGGAACTCGACAGCGTTGAACAAGATTTAGCAGTAGTCGAAAAGATGGGCGGAGAAATTACGCTCCGGATGAAAAAGGGGCTGATAGAAAGACAAATGAATCTGGCAGCCCGTCTAAAAACTGTCCAACACGATCTTAATGAATCCCGGGATCCCTTCACTTTTGATGAGCTGGGCCTTGACTACATATTCGTAGATGAATCCCATCATTTCAAAAACCTGATGTTCACCACCCGGCATACCGGGGTAGCAGGATTAGGTAACCCCTCCGGCTCGCAAAAGGCCATGAACCTGCTCTTTACCGTTAGATACCTCCAAAACCTCTATGGTAAAGACCTCTGTGCCACGTTCCTGAGCGGCACGCCCATTTCCAATTCGTTGACAGAAATGTACCTCATCTTTAAATATCTGCGGCCGCGTATGCTGGAAAATACAGGCATGTCCAGCTTTGATGCATGGGCGGCGGTATTCACGAAGAAGTCGGTGGATTTTGAATTTTCGGTGGCCGGTAATATCCAGCCCAAAGAGCGTTTCCGGTATTTCATTAAGCTTCCGGAGCTCTGTAAAATCTACAGTGAGATTACTGATTACAAATCTGCCGAAATGATCGGCTTGGACAGGCCAGCTGCGGAAGAAATCCTCATTGAAATCCCACCTACCCCTGATCAGGCCGCCTTCATTGACAACCTTATCGCCTTTGCAAAAGGAGGTCATCCCAGCCTTGTTGGACTCGGTTACTTAACAGAAAAGCAGGAAAAAGCCAGAATGCTGCTGGCTACCAACCTCGCTCAAAAAATGAGCGTGGATATGCGTCTGATTGGCCCGAGGTACAAAGCAGATCCCGGCAACAAGGTCAATACAGCTGCTGACCTTATCTCAAAAACATATATTGATTCCAACGCCCACAGAGGCGTCCAGCTAATCATGTGTGATATCGGAACCCCTTCTTCAGATGTTTTTAACGTATATCAGGATCTGAAAAATGTGCTTGTTGAGCAATACGGTATTCCAGCTGCAGAAATCACCTTTGTTCACGACTGGCCATCGCATCAAAGGCTTACCTATGAACGACGGGTCAACAATGGTGAATTCCGGGTGGTACTCGGATCCACCAGCAAAGGTGGAACCGGTATCAATATTCAGGAGCGCATCGTTGCCATATACAATCTGGATATTCCATGGCGGCCACCAGACCTGGATCAGCGTCGCACCCGCGGCTCACGGCCCGGCAACTGGGTAGCTAAACTACATTTCAATAATAAAATCAAATTCTACATCCTGGCAGTTGCACGCTCATTGGATGCCTATAAATTCAATGTGCTTAAGAACAAAGCTATCGTAATACATCAGGCCAGGAGCGGCCAGGTAGTGGAACGCTCCTTTGACGAGGGCGCCATCGACGAAAACTCAGGCATGAACTTCGCAGAATACGTTGCTATCCTGTCCGGGGATAATAAACTGCTGCAGAAAGCCAAGGCAGAGAAACGTATCGCGCAACTGGAAACGCTTAGAGCCGCCTCTCTTAAAGAATCTGCACAGGCGCGATGGGACAGTAAATATCACCATGACGCCATTGAAAATAGCACGGCGGTTATTGCCTTGCTGGAAAAAGACCTTCAGCTTTTTAAAAGCAACATCCAGCTAGAAAGCAATCAACGCACCCGTGTTAATAATATTCAACTACATGAATGCCCCTCTGAACCTGAAAAGGTGGCCGTATACCTTGCTGACCTCATCAAAAATGCCAAAGCGCCCAAAGGGCAGGAATACCTGCAGAAGATCGGAATGCAATGTGGCTTTGAATTATACCTAAGAATTACGGATAAAGACGCTCGATACTTTTTAGCCAAAAGTCCTTTATCAAATATAACATACACCTATAACCGAGGCCTACTGGAAGACACCAGCAACCTAGCCATGCAGGCACGTCACTTTTTGTTCGCGCTGGATTCCATCGAAGAAAATCTGCATCGTGAAAGAAAAGCACTTGCTAACAGCAAAGAGAAATACAAAGCATTAAAAGCAATAACTGAGCGAGGATTCGACCATGATGAGGAGATCGAAGAGCTCCGACGTATCGTTCAGGAACTTGCTGCAGAGATTGCAGCTTCTATTGAACCTAAAGCCAGGGATGGTCCGTTGGAGGCAACTCCTGTGCAGATCCTTCCCAACGAAAATACCCCCACTACAGCCGTTGCAGAATCCCCCACTCCACTTCGTCTGCCACCCGTCGCTGACTCTTCTTCTTCCCACCCACGCTCCCGTGTTCCGGTATCAAACCGCTTCACGCCGAGAAGAAAATAA
- a CDS encoding DUF4133 domain-containing protein: MSIIYSINKGINKPIEFKGIKAQYILYLAVGLVVLMLVFAIFYVCGVSLFVSMPVIAILGFTLFHYVMRYSAKYGQYGLLKEAAFSRIPATVQCLDRSLFISLTLKQGS, translated from the coding sequence ATGTCAATCATTTATTCGATCAATAAAGGGATCAACAAACCCATTGAATTTAAGGGCATCAAAGCACAGTACATCCTCTATCTGGCTGTAGGGCTGGTAGTATTGATGCTGGTATTTGCCATATTCTACGTTTGCGGCGTATCGCTATTCGTTTCCATGCCCGTCATTGCTATACTGGGATTTACCCTCTTCCACTATGTGATGCGCTATTCTGCCAAGTATGGTCAATACGGCCTGCTAAAAGAAGCTGCCTTCAGCCGTATCCCTGCCACCGTACAATGCCTGGACAGGTCCCTGTTCATTTCTCTCACTTTAAAACAGGGATCATGA
- a CDS encoding TraG family conjugative transposon ATPase, with translation MITGITICTILIAGLMLRLRSEKPTAKALEKLFPIYKVERDCIVSKHGDLTVVFELQLPEIFSMSSEDYHALHHIWTRAIRILPAGTILHKQDWFTHDVYQATDDNGERSYLTLSTDRFFQNRPILKHRSYIMVTRRAIGRKPSNSAFSNLLRPVLVPQELVKGQFYLDFHTKVSQFERLLSEGGFIKPRRLSSEEICGTKEIPGLLERYCFLLGENEAPCLKEISFKPQFSIGEKFCQLYTLSNVEDLPALCGPRITYDKYSTEQTKFPISFAAPVGQLLGCDHIYNQFVVIDDPHATLKKLESKRRRLQSLSAYSRENAISRDATNEFLNEAISQGRQPVRAHFNLMVWTSDPAQLKELRNMASSAISQMDAVPREEIKGAAQLYWSALPGNACDIPDNECFDTFAEQASCFFSQETAYRDSPSPFGIRVVDRQYGAPIWVDLSDFPVKQQWTQNRNKIIIGGSGSGKSFLTNALCRAYVEQHAHVVIIDIGHSYQGLCNILGGYYFTHTESHPIQFNPFFIEDDDYLDTERKESIKSLLVAIWKKDDEHFRRSEYVALSNALQLYYEKLASNKDIFPCFNTFYDFIRDEFSLVLDSQNVKEKEFDLHNFLYVLRPFYKEGEFSYLLNASEHLDLLKQPLVIFELDNIKDNPILFSVATATICQLFINKMRKLKGVRKVIVIEEAWKAIAKAGMAEFIKYLYKTVRKFFGEAIVCSQELDDVINSPVVKDAIINNADTKILLDMRKFANKFEQIQAILGMNEKGKSMVLSLNKSNDPRRKYREFFVDWGGQHMCIYGFEPSPEEYYAYTTEEREKVLVQQYATKFGGDYTKGIKALIADQQKAAAT, from the coding sequence ATGATTACCGGCATTACCATTTGTACTATCCTGATTGCAGGGCTGATGCTGCGGCTCAGAAGCGAGAAACCTACGGCCAAAGCACTGGAAAAGCTCTTTCCCATTTATAAAGTTGAACGGGATTGCATCGTCAGCAAGCACGGTGACCTAACGGTTGTGTTTGAGTTACAGCTTCCAGAAATCTTTTCCATGAGCTCCGAAGACTATCATGCACTTCATCATATTTGGACCAGAGCCATCCGTATCCTTCCTGCCGGAACCATCCTGCACAAACAAGATTGGTTCACCCATGATGTTTACCAGGCCACAGACGACAACGGAGAACGCTCCTACCTCACCCTGTCCACTGATCGCTTCTTTCAGAACAGGCCGATCCTGAAACATCGTTCCTATATCATGGTGACCCGCAGGGCCATCGGACGTAAACCGAGCAATTCTGCTTTCTCCAATCTGCTTCGCCCCGTACTTGTGCCGCAAGAGTTGGTAAAAGGCCAATTCTACCTTGATTTTCATACCAAAGTATCTCAGTTCGAGCGGCTGCTTTCTGAAGGTGGATTTATTAAACCCCGCCGGCTTAGCTCCGAAGAAATTTGTGGTACCAAGGAGATACCAGGTTTACTGGAGCGGTACTGTTTCCTGTTGGGTGAAAATGAAGCGCCATGTCTCAAAGAGATTAGCTTCAAACCACAGTTCAGCATTGGTGAGAAATTCTGCCAGCTCTATACCCTATCCAATGTGGAAGATCTGCCGGCATTATGCGGCCCACGTATCACCTACGATAAGTATTCAACAGAACAGACCAAATTTCCTATCAGCTTTGCCGCGCCGGTCGGTCAGTTGCTCGGTTGCGATCACATCTACAACCAGTTTGTTGTCATTGATGATCCGCATGCAACACTAAAAAAACTGGAATCCAAGCGCCGCAGGCTCCAATCGCTTAGTGCCTATTCCCGTGAAAACGCCATCAGCCGGGACGCCACCAACGAATTTTTAAACGAAGCCATCTCCCAAGGCCGCCAACCAGTTCGTGCCCATTTCAATTTAATGGTCTGGACATCCGATCCCGCACAACTCAAAGAACTGCGCAATATGGCATCTTCGGCAATTTCTCAAATGGATGCCGTACCGCGCGAGGAAATTAAAGGTGCAGCACAACTTTATTGGTCGGCATTGCCAGGGAATGCCTGTGATATTCCCGACAATGAGTGTTTTGATACGTTTGCTGAACAGGCCTCCTGTTTCTTCTCCCAGGAAACAGCCTACCGGGATTCGCCCAGTCCATTCGGTATCCGGGTAGTAGACCGCCAGTATGGCGCACCCATTTGGGTCGATCTATCAGATTTTCCGGTTAAGCAACAGTGGACCCAAAATCGCAATAAAATAATCATAGGTGGGTCCGGAAGCGGTAAATCATTCCTAACCAATGCATTATGTCGCGCCTACGTCGAGCAGCACGCCCATGTTGTCATCATTGATATCGGACATTCTTATCAGGGCTTATGTAATATTCTCGGCGGGTATTATTTCACCCACACCGAAAGCCACCCCATCCAATTCAACCCCTTCTTTATCGAAGATGACGACTACCTGGACACAGAGCGCAAAGAAAGTATTAAAAGCCTGCTGGTCGCCATTTGGAAAAAGGATGACGAGCACTTCCGGCGCTCAGAATACGTAGCCCTTTCCAACGCGCTGCAGTTATACTATGAGAAGCTGGCCAGTAACAAAGATATCTTCCCCTGCTTCAATACCTTCTATGATTTTATCCGAGATGAGTTCTCCCTTGTGTTGGATTCCCAAAATGTGAAAGAGAAGGAGTTTGACCTCCACAATTTTCTATATGTGCTCAGACCCTTTTACAAAGAAGGAGAATTCAGTTATCTGCTCAACGCCAGTGAACATCTGGACCTGCTCAAACAGCCGCTGGTAATCTTTGAACTGGACAATATTAAAGATAATCCCATCCTCTTTAGCGTGGCCACCGCAACGATCTGCCAGTTATTCATCAACAAGATGCGCAAGCTCAAAGGCGTTAGAAAGGTCATTGTTATAGAAGAAGCGTGGAAGGCGATAGCCAAGGCCGGCATGGCCGAATTTATCAAGTACCTCTACAAGACCGTTCGGAAGTTCTTTGGAGAGGCCATCGTCTGCAGCCAGGAACTGGATGATGTCATCAACAGCCCGGTCGTAAAAGATGCCATCATCAATAATGCTGATACCAAGATCCTGCTGGATATGCGCAAGTTCGCCAACAAGTTTGAGCAAATCCAGGCCATCCTCGGCATGAACGAAAAAGGGAAATCCATGGTGCTTTCTTTAAATAAATCCAATGATCCGCGCCGCAAATACCGGGAGTTCTTCGTGGATTGGGGCGGTCAGCATATGTGTATCTATGGATTTGAGCCCAGCCCGGAAGAATACTATGCATACACTACCGAAGAACGGGAAAAAGTGCTGGTACAACAGTATGCGACTAAGTTTGGAGGAGATTATACCAAAGGTATTAAAGCATTAATCGCTGATCAACAAAAAGCTGCCGCCACTTGA
- a CDS encoding conjugal transfer protein TraI, with translation MRKILLFAIPFLFGTLLPTAPAKANPIVIVIKGVVKKILRAMDLAVQRIQNQTIRLQNAQKALENLLSKLKLDEISQWTEKQRELFAGYYDELNKVRTAISYYKRVRSIIEAQGQLVREYKQAVDLFSNTEYFKPAEIAHMLDVYTGILDHSIHNIDQITGVITSFTLKMSDAERLALIHKADQDVQRTLTDMRTFTDQNIMLVNQRLKNKIEIQTLKGLYNLEK, from the coding sequence ATGCGAAAGATACTGTTATTTGCCATCCCGTTCCTCTTCGGAACATTACTCCCCACCGCGCCTGCAAAGGCCAATCCCATTGTCATTGTCATTAAAGGCGTGGTTAAAAAGATCCTGCGTGCCATGGACCTGGCCGTACAACGGATACAAAACCAAACCATCCGCTTACAAAATGCCCAAAAGGCATTGGAAAATCTGTTGAGCAAATTGAAGCTCGATGAAATTTCCCAATGGACAGAAAAGCAGCGTGAGCTGTTCGCCGGTTACTATGATGAACTGAACAAGGTGCGCACCGCCATCTCCTATTACAAACGGGTTCGGTCCATCATTGAAGCCCAGGGGCAACTGGTTAGAGAATACAAGCAGGCTGTTGACCTGTTTTCCAATACCGAATATTTCAAGCCAGCAGAGATCGCCCACATGCTCGATGTCTATACGGGCATACTAGATCATAGTATCCACAATATCGACCAGATCACCGGTGTGATCACCAGCTTTACCTTAAAAATGAGCGATGCGGAAAGACTTGCACTCATCCATAAGGCCGACCAGGACGTGCAGCGTACCCTAACTGACATGCGCACTTTTACCGACCAGAACATCATGCTGGTCAACCAACGCCTGAAAAACAAAATCGAAATCCAAACACTCAAAGGACTTTACAATCTTGAAAAATGA
- a CDS encoding TerB family tellurite resistance protein, whose amino-acid sequence MKTLLIAWLWIIIAFTPFSAVKAQEHEAAVLMLNLEKLNQLREILQKMYDGYRTLERGYGKVKDIASGNFKLHDLFLDGLYMVSPEVRKYYKIADIIQTQVSIAKSYRSAFRLFQKSGVYSPNQLEYIATVYTRLFDDSLRSLDELLLVVTARKLRMTDADRLAAIDRIHLDVEKKYTFLRTFNDQQKLLTIAKIKEKSELQTLRGLHGIQP is encoded by the coding sequence ATGAAAACGCTTCTTATCGCATGGCTATGGATAATCATAGCCTTCACACCTTTTTCTGCTGTCAAAGCCCAGGAACATGAGGCCGCCGTACTGATGCTTAATCTGGAAAAACTCAACCAGCTCCGTGAAATTCTCCAGAAGATGTATGATGGATACCGCACACTGGAACGGGGATATGGCAAAGTAAAAGATATCGCCAGCGGAAACTTCAAGCTCCATGACCTATTTCTGGATGGTCTGTACATGGTCAGTCCCGAGGTCCGGAAGTATTACAAAATCGCGGACATCATCCAGACGCAGGTATCGATTGCCAAATCTTACCGTTCCGCATTCCGGCTCTTTCAGAAAAGCGGTGTGTATTCCCCCAATCAGTTAGAATATATCGCTACTGTTTACACCCGCCTGTTTGACGATAGCCTCCGCAGCCTTGATGAACTACTGCTGGTCGTAACGGCTCGCAAACTGCGCATGACCGATGCCGATAGGCTGGCCGCAATAGACCGTATTCACCTGGACGTCGAAAAGAAGTACACCTTCCTGCGCACATTCAATGATCAGCAGAAGCTGCTCACCATCGCCAAAATAAAGGAAAAGTCTGAGCTCCAGACCCTGCGCGGTCTCCATGGCATACAACCCTAA